One genomic region from Brachyhypopomus gauderio isolate BG-103 unplaced genomic scaffold, BGAUD_0.2 sc117, whole genome shotgun sequence encodes:
- the LOC143497948 gene encoding E3 ubiquitin-protein ligase TRIM35-like: MAAINPLSEEEFSCPVCCDIFRDPVVLSCSHSVCKTCLQQFWEIKGSQECPVCRRRSSRDDPPCNLVLKNLCEAFLASRSQRSSAGSEVLCSLHNEKLKVFCLEDQQPVCVVCQISKAHKTHDCCPVEEAVCDFKNKLKTSLETLQQHLKFLEEDKQDYEKTASHIKYQAQHTERQIKEEFEKIHQFLRDEEAARIAALKEEEEQKSHMMRRKIEEMSGEIASLSDQIRNTEKEMEAENIPFLLNVSSTLKQVHHTPKEHEKVSGALINVAKHLSNLKFRVWERMQKILQYYPVTLDPNTAHPDLHLTDDLTTVERRPQKSLLLDNPERFNVWACVLGSEGFNSGTHCWDVDVGDSEIWELGVIRESERRKGWGVWGSMWCLGYSKNIDEYWTRCPGQTRHYFTPTEKLQRVRVQLDWDRGKVTFTDLLTSSHLHTITHTFTDTVFPLFCNNSSSPMRILPAKISVTVEQQS, translated from the exons atggctgctataaaccctctgtcagaagaagagttttcatgtcctgtgtgctgtgacatcttcagggatcctgttgtactgtcatgtagccacagtgtgtgtaaaacctgtctgcagcagttctgggaaatcaagggatctcaagaatgtccagtttgtaggaGAAGATCTTCAAGAGATGATCCTCCCTGTAATCTTGTCCTAAAGAACTTGTGCGAGGCTTTTCTAGCGAGTAGGAGTCAGAGAtcttcagcagggtctgaggttctctgcagtctgcacaatgagaaactcaaagtcttctgtctggaggaccaacagcctgtgtgtgtggtgtgtcagatttcaaaggcacataaaactcacgactgctgtccagtagaggaagctgtgtgtgactttaag aacaaactcaagacctcacTGGAGACACTACAGCAGCATCTGAAATTTTTAGAGGAAGATAAACAAGACTATGAGAAAACAGCATcacacattaag tatcaggcccagcacacagagaggcagataaaggaggagtttgagaagatccaccagtttctaagagatgaagaagcagcaagaatagctgcactgaaggaggaagaggagcagaagagtcacatgatgaggaggaagattgaggagatgagtggagaaatagcatctctttcagatcaaatcagaaacacagagaaggagatggaagctgagaacatcccgttcttacta AACGTGTCGTCCACATTGAAACA agttcatcacaccccaaaggaacatgagaaggtgtcaggagctctgatcaatgtagcaaaacatctttccaacctgaagttcagagtctgggagagaatgcagaagattctccagtact accctgttactctggaccccaacactgcacatccagacctccacctgactgatgatctcactactgtagaacgcagaccacagaaatcactgcttcttgataatccagagagatttaatgtgtgggcgtgtgtcctgggctctgagggctttaactcagggacacactgctgggatgttgatgttggagacagtgaaATATGGGAactgggtgtaattagagaGTCTGAAAGGAGAAAGGGATGGGGGGTCTGGGGTTCAATGTGGTGTCTGGGCTACAGTAAAAACATTGATGAATACTGGACACGTTGCCCAGGACAGACACGTCACTACTTCACACCTACAGAGAAActgcagagggtcagagttcagctggactgggacagggggaaagtgacattcactgatcttctaaccagttcacacctgcacactataacacacacttttactgacacTGTTTTCCCTTTATTCTGTAATAACAGTTCCTCTCCTATGAGGATCTTACCAGCAAAGATATCAGTAACTGTGGAACAGCAAAGTTAA